The Mytilus trossulus isolate FHL-02 chromosome 3, PNRI_Mtr1.1.1.hap1, whole genome shotgun sequence genome contains a region encoding:
- the LOC134711310 gene encoding probable ATP-dependent RNA helicase DDX28, whose protein sequence is MAYSTRRLQKILILLKQYSTLVGDRELPRITVPQKMMLNLEKQKLKKELENKKKKIKFKSPLIISCKRSQYNHHKGQTYSEFDPKVLVSHAWKNTKSAGDYFTINSYGKNPALLRDEEIQHFTDFDINPEFLPVLESMNISSPTVIQSKSIAKVLDGENIQIAAETGSGKTLAYLLPIMEMISRQKKSDAKFGTEIPENSPRCIILVPTKELVQQVKVLADKFAAQMDFSVDTMIGSFGTKKKLAYPKKSEIDILISTTGMLRKFLGARIIKPSHVRHLVIDEADTLLDDSFNSEIKYIINKLGVSENIITETSGAGMQLVLVSATMPRSLKTILGDSFPIEDMEKVTTDFLHHLMPHVPQKFLRLKPSQKAEEIVLMSKTLTKKGTPAMIFCNEHARSVWLSRFLKEQSIDNVLMNARMTPYERKDIFERFQNEENDILVCTDIASRGLDTVRVEHVINYDFPNFMSDYIHRAGRVGRVGSKTQGLVTSFVTYAWEVDLLWNIETAARKSQELHNVNANIKKKLVGRADKREFEQE, encoded by the exons ATGGCATACTCTACCAGAAGACTCCAGAAAATATTGATACTGTTAAAACAGTACAGT ACACTAGTAGGAGACAGAGAATTGCCAAGAATAACAGTTCCTCAAAAGATGATGCtcaatttagaaaaacaaaaacttaaaaaggaattagaaaataagaagaaaaaaattaaattcaaatcgCCTTTAATTATTTCATGCAAGCGTTCTCAATACAATCACCATAAAGGACAAACATACAGTGAGTTTGATCCTAAAGTACTGGTTTCTCATGCATGGAAAAACACTAAATCTGCCGGAGATTACTTCACTATTAATAGTTATGGAAAG AATCCAGCCTTACTGAGAGATGAAGAAATTCAACACTTTACTGACTTTGATATAAACCCAGAATTTCTACCTGTGCTTGAAAGTATGAACATTAGCTCTCCAACTGTGATACAG AGTAAATCTATTGCCAAAGTTTTAGACggtgaaaatattcaaatagcTGCAGAAACAG GTAGTGGTAAAACATTAGCTTATTTATTACCCATAATGGAAATGATTTCCAGACAGAAAAAAAGTGATGCTAAATTTGGTACAGAAATTCCAGAAAATAGTCCAAGATGTATCATATTGGTTCCAACTAAAGAACTGGTACAACAGGTTAAG gtcCTTGCAGACAAGTTTGCTGCACAGATGGACTTTTCTGTAGATACTATGATAGGAAGCTTTGGAACAAAA AAAAAGTTGGCCTATCCAAAGAAATCTGAAATTGATATACTGATATCAACAACAGGAATGTTAAGGAAATTCTTAGGAGCCA ggaTAATAAAACCGTCCCATGTGAGACATTTAGTCATTGATGAGGCAGACACATTACTGGATGACAGTTTTAATTCagaaatcaaatatattataaataaattaggT GTTTCAGAGAATATTATTACAGAGACAAGTGGAGCAGGAATGCAGCTAGTACTAGTTAGTGCTACCATGCCAAGAAGTTTGAAAACTATACTGGGTGATTCATTTCCT ATTGAAGACATGGAAAAGGTAACAACAGATTTTCTACATCACTTAATGCCACATGTTCCACAGAAATTTTTAAGACTGAAACCTTCACAAAAAGcag aggAGATTGTTTTAATGTCAAAGACATTAACAAAGAAAGGCACTCCAGCAATGATATTCTGTAACGAGCATGCTAGATCAGTTTGGTTGtcaagatttttaaaagaacaatcTATCGATAATGTTCTTATGAATGCAAGGATGACGCCTTAT GAGAGAAAAGATATATTTGAAAGATTCCAGAATGAAGAGAATGATATATTAGTATGTACAGATATAGCCTCTAGAGGATTAGACACTGTCAGG GTAGAACATGTGATTAATTATGACTTCCCTAATTTTATGTCAGACTACATTCATCGTGCTGGCCGTGTTGGTCGAGTTGGCTCCAAAACTCAAGGTCTAGTCACAAGTTTTGTTACATATGCTTGGGAGGTAGACCTACTGTGGAATATAGAG aCTGCAGCCAGGAAATCCCAGGAACTACACAATgtcaatgcaaatataaaaaagaaactgGTTGGTAGAGCAGACAAAAGAGAATTTGAACAAGAATAA
- the LOC134711311 gene encoding BRISC and BRCA1-A complex member 2-like translates to MNHNDYDVLLGISPDIRQFAETLIEHSCFGICGGKARLTDVRSGSVSYIAGCEGDRFKVLLPYAGQTLTWEVIFDKYSPEESPDFIFGSEDTDFSPDIADIKTLVDWDYHNPYALLQVIEELLKMYKVHQERIVEAYDRLQFEYSSLVNQSDITSQHVEVHILRFESKVGPISFLIRLPVDFTRIPPFLSKDNPGEDSAILLISFLSPSSSKITPQLYLSPKVEHALGGAANLRIPAFPSDGCLLDYVPNVSNLLSNKVDQVVANFDRRKEYIAAFLSHFGRSLLEYDADAFTKISFLFEWNDFFFIFLIDLPQFFPQEQPEFKFQSIYHQDAKRKPFIQPFGDYPYSPRWTGNEMAQRAKSFILNNISDFQKASVHSGSLN, encoded by the exons ATGAATCACAACGATTATGATGTTCTTTTGGGGATTTCACCCGATATTCGACAGTTTGCAGAAACATTGATAGAACATTCATGTTTTGGTATATGTGGAGGCAAAGCTAGATTAACAGATGTTAGATCGGG gtcTGTGTCATACATTGCTGGTTGTGAAGGAGACAGATTCAAAGTACTATTGCCTTATGCTGGACAGactttaacat gggaggtaatatttgataaatatagtCCAGAAGAATCTCCAGATTTTATATTTGGATCAGAAGACACAGATTTTTCACCTGATATAGCTGATATTAAG acattAGTAGATTGGGATTATCATAATCCTTATGCCCTGCTCCAAGTCATAGAAGAACTTCTAAAAATGTATAAGGTCCACCAGGAACGTATAGTAGAAGCTTATGACAGATTACAATTTGAATATTCATCACTAGTTAACCAATCAGATATCACATCACAACATGTAGAAGTACATATACTTAGGTTTGAG tcaaAAGTTGGACCAATTAGCTTTTTAATCAGATTACCAGTAGATTTTACCAGAATACCTCCATTTTTATCAAAG GATAATCCTGGTGAAGATTCAGCCATCCTCCTCATAAGTTTTCTGTCTCCATCAAGTTCAAAGATCACACCACAGTTATATTTATCACCAAAAGTTGAGCA TGCACTTGGTGGTGCTGCAAATTTAAGAATACCAGCCTTTCCATCAGATGGATGTCTGTTAGATTATGTACCAAATGTTTCTAATTTATTATCTAATAAG GTTGACCAAGTAGTTGCAAATTTTGATAGGAGAAAAGAATATATTGCAGCATTTTTAAGTCATTTTGGAAG ATCATTACTGGAATATGATGCAGATGCTTTTACAAAGATCAGCTTTTTGTTTGAATGGAatgattttttctttatatttttaa ttGATTTGCCACAGTTTTTTCCACAAGAACAACCAGAATTCAAATTCCAGTCTATATATCATCAAGATGCCAAGCGAAAACCATTCATTCAACCTTTTGGGGATTACCCATACAGTCCAAGATGGACTGGGAATGAAATGGCACAAAGAGCAAA GTCTTTTATTTTGAACAACATCAGTGATTTTCAGAAAGCATCTGTCCACAGTGGATCATtgaactga